In the Gemmatimonadota bacterium genome, CCCTCGCAGGATGTGGGCGGGTGGCAGCCTACGGTTCCCAGGCACGCTCCGCATCGGCGAGGCGGCCAGGCGCGTCTCCACGATTCAGTCGATCGAGCACAAGGAGGGCCGTTCCGGCCCGCTCGTCTTCGTGACCGTGCACCACCAGATCTCCAACCAGGATGGACCCGCGGTGGAGGAAGAACAGAATCTGGTGTATCTGCCGGAGACCCCTCCAGGCAGTGAGGCCGGCGCAGATGGGGGTCCGCCTGCCGCAGTCTCAGGCGAGCCGGAGTGGAGTGAGGCGTACACGGCGGATGAGATCACCCTCTTCCGGTTCTCTGCGCTCACCTTCAACGCCCACCGGATCCACTACGACCACCGCTACGCGACCGACGTGGAAGGCTATCCCGGACTCGTGGTGCACGGCCCGCTCCTGGCTTTGCTTCTCCTGGACGCGGGGATTCGGCACGCGGGTGATGGCTCAGCCGATGTGGTGCCACGGCTCTTCCGATACCGGGCTCTCCGACCCCTCTTCTGCAACGAGGCGTTCCAACTGGCCG is a window encoding:
- a CDS encoding MaoC family dehydratase N-terminal domain-containing protein; this translates as MSSPGFPDLEARLGKERVEEEVLSLGQAQGLAAMLDRDAASLKNGGILPAGWHWIYFKSTAGRSALGPDGHEEREGFLPSPLPRRMWAGGSLRFPGTLRIGEAARRVSTIQSIEHKEGRSGPLVFVTVHHQISNQDGPAVEEEQNLVYLPETPPGSEAGADGGPPAAVSGEPEWSEAYTADEITLFRFSALTFNAHRIHYDHRYATDVEGYPGLVVHGPLLALLLLDAGIRHAGDGSADVVPRLFRYRALRPLFCNEAFQLAGRRVDDAERAVNGQPRQPGGGVMKLWAAHPERGVATEAELEVEVEVEVAD